Within the Candidatus Eremiobacterota bacterium genome, the region CGCCGCTTTCGAGCCGGCGCCGGCCGGATTCACGCCGTTGCGGTCGACGCCGCGCACCGCGCGGTCGATCCCGCTCTTCACGTGCGGCGAGGGGGACGGGACGCCGAAGGCGCGCTCGAAATCCGTGTCGTTCTCGGTGAAGAGCGTCTCGCTCGCACCGCCGTCGGTGAAGATCCAGCGCTCGCCGAGCGTCGCGTGCTCCGCGTACAGCACGCGGCCCGGCCGGTCCTCGGCGCTCGGCGAGGGCCGGATCGACGGTTTCGGTACCCCCGCCTTCCACGACCACTCGTTGCGAAACCAGAACTGCGGGATGAGGTGAAGCGGTGCGCTCGCACGGCCGCGGTTCGTGGCGGTCAGCCGGATCAGCACGTCCTCGACGTCGCGCTTGGCGTACTCCACCGTCACGTCGAAGTACGCGTCGTCCGCGAAGATTCCGGTGTCGACGAGCTCGTACTCGCGGGCGCCGCGGCCGCGCCGCGCGTTCTCCTCGCGAAGCTGCGCGTACGGAAAGGCGCGCTGCGGGTAACGGTACAGCGCTTTCAGGTACGCGTGCGAGGGGACCGCGTCGAGGTACCACCAGTACTCCTTGACGTCCTCGCCGTGATTGCCCTGATGCCCGCCCAACCCGTAGAAGCGTTCCTTGATGATCTCGTCCTGCTCGTTCCAGAACGCGGGCGCGAAGCACAGCCGCTGGTGGTTGTCGCTGATGCCGAGGATGCCGTCCTCGCCCCAGCGGTACGCGCGCAGGCGCGCCATCTCGAACGGAAAGTAGTCCCACGCGTTGCCGTCGGCGCTGTAGTCTTCGCGCACCGTCCCCCACTGGCGGTCGCTCAGATACGGGCCCCAGCGCCGCCAGTGCTCGTCGCGCCGCGCGGTCGCCTCCAGCCGTGCGCGCTCCGGATTGCGCTCCATCCGGGCTTTGTCGCCGGATGGCGATCCGGTTTCCTGTTCGCAGCTACGCGAGATCGCGGATCGCGGCGATGTCGAGCACGAATCCCGGCATCACCGGTGCGCAATCGACGGAATCGACGTCGCCGAGATCGCGCGGTTCGGCCTCGCCTTCGCGCGCAACGTACACCTTGCGGCGTTTCGGGTCGATCAGCACGACGAGCCGCACGCCGTTCCGGATGTACGCCGAAAGCTTCTTCATCGTCGTTCTGAGCCGGTCCGACTTCGAGAGTATCTCGAACGCCGCGTCGGGGACGACTTCGGCGAACGTGCGCCGGCGGTCGAACTGCGCCCACCGCTCGCGGCTGATGTAGGTTGCGTCGGGTGCCAACACCGCGCCGTCCGGAAACCGCACGCCGCCGGTCCCGCCCATACAGAAGCCGTGGTTCCCACCGCGGACCCAGTTCCCGACCACGCGGATGAGCTCGCCGTCGCGACCGCCGCCTTCCCACCCGCTCGGCGGCGTCACGAGAATCGTTCCGTCGGCGAAGCGCTCGAACAGCAGCAGGTCGTGCCGCGCGCCGAGCGCCAGGATCTCGTCGTCGTCGATCCAGCGCTCAGGGACGATCTCGAAGGCGCGCACGGTCCCGCCGAGCAGCTCGGGAACGCCGGGAAGGCCGGGCAGTTCGGGGATGTCCATCGCGGTTGCCATGTTCGTCCTTTCTGTTCCACGCCCGTCCATCACGACGAACGATCCCAGGCGCAAACCTTGAGGCCGAATTTTGCCGGCCGCGGCGAGCGCGGTCAATACCCGAGCCGGCGGGCGCGTTTGAAACCTAAGCGCGCGCCGGGCGGTACATCGCGCAGAACCACCGATCCGGAGCTATGATGATGACCGTCCGTCCGTCACTCCGCCGCTTCGCCGCCGGGCTCGCCGGCGCCACGGTCGCCCTCGTCTGCCTGCTCGCGACCAGCGTTCGTCTCTGAGGCGCGCTACCGGCCGCGGCGTTAGTCGAGCGCCTTGAGCACTCGCACGTCGAGAACGAAGCCGGGCATCACGGGAGCACAATCGATGGCGTCCGCGTCACCGTAATCGGCGGCCTCGCCGCCATCTCGCGACATGTACACGTGCCCGCGGTACGTATCGATGAGCACGACGAGCCGCACGCCGTGCCGCACGTAGGCGGCGATCTTCTTGAGCGTCGTTCGAACGCGATCGGACCTCGAGATCATCTCGAAGCACGCGTCCGGAACGATCATCGGAAACGTCTCGCGCTCGGCCCGGTCGAGCGCGTACCAGCGTTCCGCGGTAATGTACGTCGCATCGGGCGAAAGGAGAGCATCGTCAGGGAACTTGAAGCCTGCGTTCGCGCCGAACGCGATGCCGCCAGCCGCTTGAGCCCAAACTCCAACTTGCGCGGCGAGCCCACCACTTCGGCGCCCGCCGATACCGCCAGTCGGCGGCGTCACGAGCAGCGTCCCGTCGGCGAAGCGCTCGAACAGCAGCGGCTCGTAGCGCTCTTCGAGCGCGACGAGCTCGTCGTCGTCGATCCAGCGCGGCGGAACGATCTCCACCGCGTGCTCGATGTCGGTTCGCAGACCCCGCAGTTCCAATGTTGCGACCATGTCGCTCCCTTCGTTTCCACGCTCGTCCATCACGACGTCCGGTCGGGACGACAAGGGCCGCTCGGAATTTTCCACGCGATCGGAACCGCCGTCAATACCTAAGCCCGCGCTTGCGTCCGCGCGCTGCTCGCCGCGCAGGGCGACGGCGATCGCGCCGAGGATCACGGCAGCGCCGAGCGCCGTCGTCACGCCGAGACGTTCGCTGAAGAGCCAGGCGGCGAGCACGGCGGCGATCACGGGCTCCAGCAGCGTCACCGTCGAGACGAACGTCGCGCTGAGGACGCGCACCGCGGCGTTCAGCGCGGTGTGGCCGAAGAGCTGCGAGATCAGCGCCATCGCGACGATCCCGCCCCACGCGCGCACGTCGCCCAGCGGCGGTAACCGATCGTGCGTAAGCGCGCTCGCGGCAATCAGCACGACCGCCGCGTAGGCGTACGTGCGCGCGGTGACGGCGAGCGTGTCGTAGCGCGGATCGGTGGCGCGCACGACGAGCAGGTACGCGGCGATCGCGACCGCGCCGCCGAGCGCGAGCGCGATCCCGAGCGGCGCGTTCGTGCGGTCGGGCGCGCCGACCACGATCGCGACGCCGGCGAGCGCACCGATGATGCTCGCCCCCGCGTACGGATCGATCCGGCGCCGCCGCAACACGGCGTAGGCTTCCGTCCACACCGGCGTCGTGCAGACCAGCAGCGTCGAGATCGCGACCGTCGCGTAGTTCAGCGAGGCGATCCAAGTCGCGAAGTGCAGCGCTAGGACCACGCCGGCCAGCGCGAGCCGGCGTTCCGTCGGACCGTCGAGCGCGCGCAAACGCCCGCGCAGCGCGGCGAGGACGACCAGCGGCACCGCCGCGAGCGCCAAGCGCGCCGCGCTGACGGCGAGCGGGCCGCCGGAGACGAGCGCGAAGCGTGCGAAAACCGCCGCCGCCCCGATCGCCAGCTGCGCGAGCGCGACCAGGACGAGCGCGCGGGTTCTCAGGCCGCGTTCGCTCCGATGCGGTCGAACCCGATCCCCGCGGCGAGCGCGTGCAGGCACATCAGGACGTACTCGTCGTCGCTGTAGTGCTGCTCGCCGTACGAGGCGAACGCGAGGTAGCCGCGGCCGTGGACGAGCGTTCCGAACGCCGCGGCGACCAGCGAGCGGATCCCGCGGTCGGCGAGCGGCTGCATCCGTGGAAACGCTTCGGCGAAGCGCGGCACGTCGGGGAAGTTGACGACCTGACCGGGCTCGTAGGCGGGGTCCTCGGGGCCGCGCGCCAGCGGGATGCGCAGCGGCGGCGCGGTTTCACCGTTCTGCCGGTACGGAAGCACGTTCCACTCCTCGCCATCGAGCAGCGCGATGCCGACGATCTCCGACCGGAAGGTTCGGTGCGCGTACTCGATCGCGATCTTCGCGACGTCCTCGACCGTGCGGGCGCTGAACGTGAGTTCGAAGAGGTGCTCGTAGTACGAGCGCATCCAGCCGGCGGTCGCGCCCTCCTTCATCGGGCGGACGATCCGCCACAGCGGCTGTTGCCCGTTCATGCCGACCGGTACGGCCCGGCGTCCTTGACAACCTCGCGCGGAGGTCATACCGTCGTCGTACGCTACGGGAGCCCGGCAGCCCGACAGGGCGCCCGGGCTGAGAGGGCGGCACAGGCCGCCGACCGTTACCACCTGATCCGGGTCATACCGGCGAAGAGGAGTGCAGCGCATGGCGACCATGCTTCCGCCGTCCAACGACGTGCTCTCGCGCGATCCGTTCCCCGCGTCCTCGAAAGTCTACGCGGTCGGCAGCGATCCGACGATCCGCGTCCCGTTCCGCGCGATAACGCTCAGCGACGGAGAGGTTCACACCGTCACCGACACGTCCGGCCCCTTCACCGACCCCGACGCCGGGATCGACATCCGCAGCGGCATCGCGCCGGTTCGCGAACGGTGGCTCACGCGCCGTGGCGACACCGAGGTGCTCGAGAAGCCCTCGTCCGTGTACCGCCTCGGGCGCGAGGCGATGCGCGAGCTCGACGCGATCCGTTTTCCCTCGCCGCGCGCGATCCGCCGCGCGCGCGCGGGCGGCAACGTCAGCCAGATGCACTACGCGCGGCGCGGCGAGATCACGCCGGAGATGGAGTTCGTCGCGATTCGCGAGGGCGTCGAGCCGGAGTACGTGCGCAGCGAGGTCGCGCGCGGCCGCGCCGTGATTCCGGCGAACGTGAACCACCTGGAGCTCGAGCCGACCATCATCGGCCGCAACTTCCTGGTGAAGATCAATGCCAACATCGGCAACTCGGCGATCGGCTCGTCGATCGAGGAAGAGGTCGAGAAGATGGTGTGGGCGGCGCGCTGGGGCGCCGACACGGTGATGGATCTCTCGACCGGGAAGAACATTCACGAGACGCGCGAGTGGATCATCCGCAACAGCCCGGTTCCGATCGGCACCGTGCCGATCTACCAGGCGCTGGAGAAAGTCGGCGGCAAGGCGGAAGAGCTGAGCTGGGAGATCTACCGCGACACGCTGATCGAGCAGGCCGAACAGGGCGTCGACTACTTCACCGTGCACGCCGGCGTGTTGTTGCGCTACGTGCCGCTGACCGCGAAGCGCGTCACCGGAATCGTCTCGCGCGGCGGGTCGATCATGGCGAAGTGGTGCCTCGCGCATCACCAAGAAAGCTTCCTCTACACGCACTTCGACGAGATCTGCGAGATCATGAAGGCGTACGACGTGACCTTCTCGCTCGGCGACGGCTTGCGCCCCGGCTGCACCGCCGACGCCAACGACGAAGCGCAGTTCGCCGAGCTCGAGACGCTCGGCGAGCTCACGCAGATCGCGTGGAAGCACGACGTGCAGACGATGATCGAGGGCCCCGGTCACGTTCCGATGCACCTGATCAAAGAGAACATGGAGCGCCAGCTCGCGGTCTGCCACGAAGCGCCGTTCTACACGCTCGGCCCGCTGGTGACCGACGTCGCGCCCGGCTACGACCACATCACCAGCGGGATCGGCGCCGCGATGATCGGCTGGCTGGGAACGGCGATGCTGTGCTACGTCACGCCGAAAGAGCACCTCGGCCTGCCCGACAAGGACGACGTGAAGACCGGCGTGATCACCTACAAGCTCGCCGCGCACGCCGCCGACCTCGCCAAGGGACATCCCGGCGCGCGCCATCGCGACGACGTGCTCTCGAAGGCGCGCTTCGAGTTCCGCTGGGAAGACCAGTTCAACCTGAGCCTGGATCCCGACACCGCGCGCGCGTTCCACGACGAGACGCTCCCCGCGCAGGGCGCGAAGCTCGCGCACTTCTGCTCGATGTGCGGACCGCATTTCTGCTCGATGAAGATCACGCAGGACGTGCGCGAGTACGCCGAGCGCGGGATGGCCGAGAAATCCGAAGAGTTCCTCAGAAGCGGCGCGGACGTGTACCTGCCGGCGCCGTCCTGAGCACAATTTTGCCGGCCCGCGCCGTTGCAGGACGGACTCGGGCGCGTGCAAAGCGAATCTCGCGAGCGATGGTTCTCGCGCGCGTATTCACCGCGGCGGCTGGTTGCGTCGTCCTCGGCGCAGCGGTCGCTTCGTGCTCAGGCTCGTTCGGTTCGGGTACCGGTCTGCCGAACGCCGTGGCGTCACCGAGCTTCGGCGGCCCCTCCTCGGCGCCCACGCCGGCGACGCAGTCGAGTGTCGTGCTGACCTACGGTGAGTCGACCGCGTTCCAGTCGCTGACCGAGGTAGGCGGGTACGGTGCGGCGATCGCGTTTCCGAAGGCGCCCGAACCGACCGCTGCGCCTTCGAAGGGAAAGAAGGGCGCGACGCCCGAGCCGGCGCCGACGCCGGTCGCGATCGCGATCGGCGCGACGCTCTCGACGGTGAAGCCGCAGGACGGCCCCGACATCAACTTCGTCAGCGGCAAGGGCAAGCGCAAGCGCTCGCGCGAGCTGCCGGCGCGCGCGCTCGCGTACATCACGCTGCTCCCGACGCACGACGCGACGCTCGAAAGCTATCCGCGCTTCGAGCTCGACGTGCCGCGCGAGATCGCCGCGCAGTACCGCGACGGCGAGTTCGGGCTCGCGCTTTGGAACTCGGGCGAGAAAGACTCGAAGTACCGGCTTGCCGTCGCCGAGCTCGACACCGCCGCGACGCCGCCGCCGGTGAAGGTGGTCGCCGCAGCGACGAGCGCGCCCGCGAACGCCAGCCCGGGAACCACCGCGCCGCCGGTGAGAACGATGGCGCCGCTCTCGACGCCCTCGCCGCGCGCGAGCGGTGCTCCGGGCAGCTCGCCCGCGCCGGCCGGCGGCATACCGGTCCCCGGCGGCGCGCCGCCGCCGTCCGCCGCGCCGACGCTGCCGCCGGCGCACATTCTCTTCGCCGGCACCGCGACGCCGCTCAAGCTGGTCGCGAACCGGCCGGCGGTCTTCGCGCTGTACGCGCTCCCGCATCCGTCGGCGACGCCGGTGCCCAAAGCCTCGGTCGTTCCTAACTCGTCGTCCTCGCACGCGCCGGCGAACGCAAGCGCGTCCCCGGCCGGCGCCGCGTCGGCTTCGCCGGGACCCGGCGCGAGCAAAGCGCCGCGCTAGGAGCTTGTCGGGCTTGCCCGGCAAGCGACGACGGGCGGATCGGACGAAGTCCGAACGCGAGGGTTCACCGCAGGTGAACCCACTAGCGCGCGAGCCGTCCCTCGTACGCGGGGCGGCTCGGCGAGGGGTGCGCGTAGAAGGAGCCGCCGCGGGCAAGGTTGCCGCATGAAGCAGCAGGATGCAATCGCCCTTCTCAAAGCGGACCACAAGGCCGTCAAAGAGCTCTTCGCACAGGCCGATGAGACGTCGGAGCGCGCCAAGGCGCATCTGCAGCGGCTCGGCGAGCAGATCTGCGCCGAGCTGACGGTGCACACGCAGATCGAGGAGCAGATTTTCTATCCCGCCGTACAAGAGCGCGCGCGCCGCGGTCACAAAGAAGAACGGGACGAGGTCTTCGAGGGATACGAAGAGCACGCCGCCGCCAAGAAGGTCATCGAGGACATCCGCGCGACCGACCCCGGCGACGAGTCGTACAAGCCGAAGCTCACCACGCTGAGCGAGCTGATCGATCACCACGTCAAGGAAGAGGAACACGAGCTCTTTCCCAGCGTGAAAGAGATGTTCGACGAGGACGAGCTGGTCGAGCTCGGGCAGCGGTTGAGCGAGCTGAAGGCGCGATTGCAGCCGCAGAACGCGACGAGGGCATAGCCTCGCTCTCCCGCTGGGGGAGGGAGTGAGTTTCCCCTTTTACGGCCCTAGGGTATCGCTTCTTGCGCATGCGAGTCCTAGGAGTCAACGCTGTGTTTCACGATCCGGCCGCGGCGCTTGTCGTCGACGGCCGTGTCGTTGCGGCTGCTGAAGAAGAACGTTTTACGCGGCGCAAGCACGGCAAGCCGTGCGTTCCGTTCTCGACCTGGGAGCTGCCGGAGCAGTCGGCGCGCTGGGCGCTTCGGTACGGCGGGATCACTCCGCACGAGCTCGACGCGGTCGCGTACTCGTACGATCCGGAGCTGGCCGCCCCGGACTGTGCGGAACTGCATCACAACGAGTACGAGACGCTGCGCACCTACTTCGTGCGCCGCGCGCCGGGCTTTCTGGCGACGCTCTTGCCTGGGCTCGAGCGGGCGAAGGTGCGCTTCGTTCCGCACCACGTCGCGCACGCGGCGTCGGCGTACTTGGCGGGTCCGCATCGCGACTGCGCGGTGATGGTGATGGACGGCCGCGGCGAGCAGACCTCGTACTTGGCCGGCGTCGCGCGCGGCGGCGAGCTCGAGGTGCTGCGGCGCGTCTCGCTTCCCCACTCGCTCGGATTGCGCTACGAAGAGCTCACCGAGCACCTCGGCTTTCACCGCTCGTCCGACGAGTACAAGGTCATGGCGCTGGCGTCGTACGGAACGCCGCGCTGGGGTGCGGTGATGCGCGCCGCGATGCACGCCGACGGCGACGGCAGCTTCGTCGCGCTCCCGGTCGACTTCACGCGCTTCGTCGCGCGGCGGGTGGACGGCGAACCGTTCACCGAAGCGCACGCGGACGTGGCGGCGAGCGTGCAGTTCGCGCTGCAGGAGACGGTCCTCGAGCTGGCCGGCTGGCTGCATGAGCAGACCGGAATGCGCGCGCTCGTGATGGCCGGCGGCGTCGCGCTGAACGTCGTCGCGAACTCGCACATCGCGCGGAACGGACCGTTCGAGCACGTCTGGGTGCAGCCGGCCGCCGGCGACGCGGGGACCGCGCTCGGCGCTGCGCTCTACGTCGCGAAGTCGATGGGTGACGAGGTGCAGCCGATGGGAAGCGCGGCGCTCGGCCGCGGCTGGAGCGACGCGGAGATCGAGCAGGCGCTCGAGATCGCGAACGTGCACTACACGCGTCCGCGCGACGTCGCCGAAGCGGTCGCGCACGTGATCGCCGCCGACGGGATCGTCGCGTGGTTCCAAGGGCGCAGCGAGTACGGCCCGCGCGCGCTGGGGCACCGCTCGCTGCTCGCCAACCCGCGGCGGGCCGAGACGCTGCACCGGCTGAACGACGTCAAAGGCCGCGAGCAGTTCCGGCCGGTCGCGCCGATGACGCTCGCCGAGCGCGCGCCCGAGATGTTCGAGGGCCCGTTCCCCTCGCCGTACATGCTGTTCGTGCACACCGTCAAGCCGGGCTGGGCCGAGCAGCTGCGCGCGGTCGTGCACGTCGACGGCACCGCGCGCGTGCAGACCGTCGAGCGCGCGGAGGAACCTCTGGTCGCGCGAATGCTCGACGAGGTCGAACGGCTGACCGGCATTCCCGTAGTCGTGAACACCTCGCTGAACACGGCCGGGCGGCCGATGGTCGACTCGCCGCGCGACGCGCTCGAGTGCTTCGGTTCGGCGCCGGTCGACGCGCTCGCGATCGGGCCCTTCCTGCTCAAGCGCGAAAGCTTCGCGCGCGGTACCTCGCACATCTCCGCCGTGGCGTAATCATGGTCGACGTCGTCGTGCCAACCATCGCACGCGGGTCGCTGAGCGAGCTTCTCGCTTCGCTTGCGCGCGCGCGGGGACCGCGCCCCGGACGGCTCATCGTGGTCGACGACCGGCCGGCGCGCCGCGCCGGCGAAACGCTCGTGCCGAACGCGCCGCTCGACCTGCGCGCGCTCGACGACGACTTTCGCGCGCGCACGACGGTCCTCGCCGGCAAAGCGGCGGGGCCCGCGGCCGCGCGCAACACCGGCTGGCGCGCCTCGCGCGCGCGGTGGATCGCGTTCCTCGACGACGACGTCGTCGTCGGACCGGAATGGCTCGCCGAGCTGGCGCGCGACCTCCACGACCTTGCGCCGGACGTCGCGGGCTCGCAAGGGATCGTGACGGTCCCGCTGCCGCCGCACCGCCGCGCGACCGATTGGGAACGGAACGTCGCCGGACTCCAAGGCGCGCGCTGGATCACCGCGGACTGCGCGTATCGCCGCGCCGACCTGCTCGCCGCCGGCGGATTCGACGAACGTTTTCGGCGCGCGTACCGCGAGGACGCCGATCTCGCGTTGCGGCTCGTCGCGCGCGGCAAGCGCATCGCTAGCGGCACGCGGCGCA harbors:
- a CDS encoding Uma2 family endonuclease; amino-acid sequence: MATAMDIPELPGLPGVPELLGGTVRAFEIVPERWIDDDEILALGARHDLLLFERFADGTILVTPPSGWEGGGRDGELIRVVGNWVRGGNHGFCMGGTGGVRFPDGAVLAPDATYISRERWAQFDRRRTFAEVVPDAAFEILSKSDRLRTTMKKLSAYIRNGVRLVVLIDPKRRKVYVAREGEAEPRDLGDVDSVDCAPVMPGFVLDIAAIRDLA
- a CDS encoding EamA family transporter, with product MPARARRGDRVRPHRSERGLRTRALVLVALAQLAIGAAAVFARFALVSGGPLAVSAARLALAAVPLVVLAALRGRLRALDGPTERRLALAGVVLALHFATWIASLNYATVAISTLLVCTTPVWTEAYAVLRRRRIDPYAGASIIGALAGVAIVVGAPDRTNAPLGIALALGGAVAIAAYLLVVRATDPRYDTLAVTARTYAYAAVVLIAASALTHDRLPPLGDVRAWGGIVAMALISQLFGHTALNAAVRVLSATFVSTVTLLEPVIAAVLAAWLFSERLGVTTALGAAVILGAIAVALRGEQRADASAGLGIDGGSDRVENSERPLSSRPDVVMDERGNEGSDMVATLELRGLRTDIEHAVEIVPPRWIDDDELVALEERYEPLLFERFADGTLLVTPPTGGIGGRRSGGLAAQVGVWAQAAGGIAFGANAGFKFPDDALLSPDATYITAERWYALDRAERETFPMIVPDACFEMISRSDRVRTTLKKIAAYVRHGVRLVVLIDTYRGHVYMSRDGGEAADYGDADAIDCAPVMPGFVLDVRVLKALD
- the thiC gene encoding phosphomethylpyrimidine synthase ThiC gives rise to the protein MATMLPPSNDVLSRDPFPASSKVYAVGSDPTIRVPFRAITLSDGEVHTVTDTSGPFTDPDAGIDIRSGIAPVRERWLTRRGDTEVLEKPSSVYRLGREAMRELDAIRFPSPRAIRRARAGGNVSQMHYARRGEITPEMEFVAIREGVEPEYVRSEVARGRAVIPANVNHLELEPTIIGRNFLVKINANIGNSAIGSSIEEEVEKMVWAARWGADTVMDLSTGKNIHETREWIIRNSPVPIGTVPIYQALEKVGGKAEELSWEIYRDTLIEQAEQGVDYFTVHAGVLLRYVPLTAKRVTGIVSRGGSIMAKWCLAHHQESFLYTHFDEICEIMKAYDVTFSLGDGLRPGCTADANDEAQFAELETLGELTQIAWKHDVQTMIEGPGHVPMHLIKENMERQLAVCHEAPFYTLGPLVTDVAPGYDHITSGIGAAMIGWLGTAMLCYVTPKEHLGLPDKDDVKTGVITYKLAAHAADLAKGHPGARHRDDVLSKARFEFRWEDQFNLSLDPDTARAFHDETLPAQGAKLAHFCSMCGPHFCSMKITQDVREYAERGMAEKSEEFLRSGADVYLPAPS
- a CDS encoding hemerythrin domain-containing protein; amino-acid sequence: MKQQDAIALLKADHKAVKELFAQADETSERAKAHLQRLGEQICAELTVHTQIEEQIFYPAVQERARRGHKEERDEVFEGYEEHAAAKKVIEDIRATDPGDESYKPKLTTLSELIDHHVKEEEHELFPSVKEMFDEDELVELGQRLSELKARLQPQNATRA
- a CDS encoding carbamoyltransferase: MRVLGVNAVFHDPAAALVVDGRVVAAAEEERFTRRKHGKPCVPFSTWELPEQSARWALRYGGITPHELDAVAYSYDPELAAPDCAELHHNEYETLRTYFVRRAPGFLATLLPGLERAKVRFVPHHVAHAASAYLAGPHRDCAVMVMDGRGEQTSYLAGVARGGELEVLRRVSLPHSLGLRYEELTEHLGFHRSSDEYKVMALASYGTPRWGAVMRAAMHADGDGSFVALPVDFTRFVARRVDGEPFTEAHADVAASVQFALQETVLELAGWLHEQTGMRALVMAGGVALNVVANSHIARNGPFEHVWVQPAAGDAGTALGAALYVAKSMGDEVQPMGSAALGRGWSDAEIEQALEIANVHYTRPRDVAEAVAHVIAADGIVAWFQGRSEYGPRALGHRSLLANPRRAETLHRLNDVKGREQFRPVAPMTLAERAPEMFEGPFPSPYMLFVHTVKPGWAEQLRAVVHVDGTARVQTVERAEEPLVARMLDEVERLTGIPVVVNTSLNTAGRPMVDSPRDALECFGSAPVDALAIGPFLLKRESFARGTSHISAVA